Proteins co-encoded in one Kribbella solani genomic window:
- a CDS encoding pyridoxamine 5'-phosphate oxidase family protein, producing MTQEILDQRAAAVIEANKYLTLGTVDAAGLPWVTPVYFTPDGHDAFYWASSPDAAHSRNLTARPDVSIAIFDSSVPIGGGSAVYFRAYATEVPADELERCASVFAARFPELRSYTAAELSGASELRLYQAKPTEHWLMVRGSDPDYGTGTDSRHPVWPRG from the coding sequence ATGACACAGGAAATCCTCGACCAGCGCGCCGCGGCAGTCATCGAAGCCAACAAGTACCTCACCCTCGGTACGGTCGACGCGGCCGGCCTCCCGTGGGTGACACCGGTGTACTTCACCCCCGACGGGCACGACGCGTTCTACTGGGCGTCGTCGCCGGACGCCGCCCACTCACGCAACCTGACCGCGCGGCCTGACGTCAGCATCGCGATCTTCGACTCCAGCGTGCCGATCGGCGGCGGATCAGCCGTCTACTTCAGGGCGTACGCGACCGAAGTACCGGCGGACGAACTGGAGCGATGCGCCTCGGTCTTCGCGGCACGCTTCCCGGAACTGCGCTCGTATACGGCGGCCGAACTGTCCGGCGCGTCAGAACTCCGCCTGTACCAGGCCAAGCCCACCGAACACTGGCTGATGGTCCGCGGCAGCGACCCCGACTACGGCACCGGCACCGACTCCCGCCACCCAGTCTGGCCCCGCGGCTGA
- a CDS encoding electron transfer flavoprotein subunit beta/FixA family protein has product MKIVVCAKFVPDATADRRFRSEDNTVDRAGVDGLLSELDEYAVETALTVKEAGDAEVTVLTVGPEQAADAVKKGLQMGADAGVHVVDEAIHGSDAVATSLILAKALGRLEADLVVFGMGSTDGGMGVVPAMVSERLGLPAVTLGSEVSVDGQTVRIRRDGDTASDTVEGTLPLVLSVSDQANEPRYPSFKGIMAAKKKPVESWSLADLGLTAEQVGGSGAWTEVVEVTARPARTAGTIVTDEDGSGAAELVGFLSTNKFL; this is encoded by the coding sequence ATGAAGATCGTCGTCTGCGCGAAGTTCGTGCCGGATGCTACCGCGGATCGTCGTTTCCGTTCGGAGGACAACACGGTGGATCGTGCTGGTGTTGACGGGTTGTTGTCGGAGTTGGACGAGTATGCCGTCGAGACCGCGTTGACTGTGAAGGAGGCCGGGGATGCGGAGGTGACGGTGCTCACGGTGGGCCCGGAGCAGGCCGCGGATGCGGTGAAGAAGGGTCTGCAGATGGGCGCGGACGCGGGTGTTCATGTGGTGGATGAGGCGATTCATGGGTCGGATGCGGTGGCGACGTCGCTGATTTTGGCGAAGGCGCTGGGCCGGCTTGAGGCTGATCTGGTGGTGTTCGGGATGGGTTCGACCGATGGCGGGATGGGGGTTGTGCCGGCGATGGTGTCGGAGCGGCTCGGTCTGCCGGCGGTGACGTTGGGTTCGGAGGTGTCGGTGGACGGGCAGACGGTCCGGATTCGGCGTGATGGTGACACGGCGAGTGACACGGTGGAGGGCACGTTGCCGTTGGTGCTGAGTGTTTCGGATCAGGCGAACGAGCCGCGGTATCCGTCGTTCAAGGGCATCATGGCGGCGAAGAAGAAGCCGGTCGAGTCGTGGTCGCTGGCCGACCTCGGGCTGACCGCTGAGCAGGTCGGTGGTTCGGGTGCGTGGACCGAGGTGGTCGAGGTGACCGCCCGTCCGGCCCGCACGGCCGGCACGATCGTCACCGACGAGGATGGCAGTGGTGCTGCCGAGCTGGTCGGGTTCCTGTCCACGAACAAGTTCCTCTGA
- a CDS encoding acyltransferase — protein MRLLSVPNLRWVVRHRAWSPYYLKRYWRFAWFKLRHPQVITEGFVFLGKHLEIVARPGHGRIVLGKWVHLGDETRLRAHEGTLRIGDKVVFARDVTVNCYLDIEIGASTLIADWTYICDFDHKTEDLDLPIKDQGLVKSPVRIGPDCWLATKVTITRGTDIGRGAVIGANSVARGNIPAYAIAAGVPAKVLADRATRYEANAERRKYLSDLTETNDRTTSLLHAGSTPTPAPVEVPGTRSVVPTDAAGDGVEADGEKENPEGFSSYSPVGHYGPQKRTNQTWA, from the coding sequence ATGCGCTTGCTGTCCGTGCCGAATCTGCGCTGGGTGGTACGCCATCGGGCGTGGTCGCCGTACTATCTGAAGCGGTACTGGCGGTTCGCCTGGTTCAAGCTGCGCCACCCGCAGGTGATCACCGAGGGGTTCGTGTTCCTCGGAAAGCACCTGGAGATCGTGGCGCGGCCCGGGCACGGCCGGATCGTTCTCGGCAAGTGGGTGCATCTCGGTGACGAGACCCGGCTGCGCGCGCACGAGGGCACGCTGCGGATCGGTGACAAGGTCGTGTTCGCCCGCGACGTCACCGTGAACTGCTACCTGGACATCGAGATCGGCGCGTCCACACTGATCGCGGACTGGACGTACATCTGCGACTTCGACCACAAGACCGAGGATCTGGACCTGCCGATCAAGGACCAGGGCCTGGTGAAATCACCGGTCCGGATCGGGCCGGACTGCTGGCTGGCCACCAAAGTCACGATCACCCGCGGTACCGACATCGGCCGTGGTGCGGTGATCGGCGCCAACAGCGTTGCCCGCGGCAACATCCCCGCGTACGCGATCGCGGCCGGCGTCCCCGCCAAGGTGCTGGCCGATCGGGCCACCCGGTATGAGGCGAACGCCGAACGGCGAAAGTACCTCTCCGACCTGACTGAGACGAACGACCGAACCACCAGTCTTCTCCACGCCGGCAGCACTCCGACGCCCGCGCCGGTGGAAGTTCCGGGCACCCGGAGCGTGGTGCCGACGGATGCGGCTGGTGATGGGGTAGAAGCAGATGGTGAAAAAGAGAACCCTGAGGGGTTCTCAAGTTACTCACCAGTCGGGCACTATGGCCCACAGAAACGAACGAATCAGACTTGGGCGTGA
- a CDS encoding enoyl-CoA hydratase/isomerase family protein has protein sequence MGEFVNLSVRDGVGTIRLDRPKMNALNIQVQEEIRTAALEAAANDDVRAVVIYGGERVFAAGADIKEMADMSYADMVKRSGPLQSSLSAVAAIPKPTVAAITGYALGGGCELALCADYRIAADDAKLGQPEILLGIIPGAGGTQRLSRLVGPSKAKDLIYTGRFVDAEESLAIGLVDKVVPPAEVYDAAVAWASRFSRGAAMALRAAKESIDSGLGVDLATGLEIERQQFAALFATEDRTTGMKSFVENGPGKAEFEGK, from the coding sequence ATGGGCGAGTTCGTCAATCTCTCGGTGCGTGACGGTGTCGGCACCATCCGGCTGGATCGGCCGAAGATGAACGCGCTGAACATCCAGGTCCAGGAGGAGATCCGGACCGCCGCCCTGGAGGCGGCCGCGAACGACGACGTCCGCGCGGTGGTCATCTACGGCGGCGAGCGCGTCTTCGCGGCCGGCGCGGACATCAAGGAAATGGCGGACATGTCGTACGCCGACATGGTGAAACGCTCCGGCCCGCTGCAGTCCTCGCTGTCCGCCGTCGCCGCCATCCCGAAACCGACGGTCGCCGCCATCACCGGGTATGCGCTCGGTGGCGGTTGTGAGCTCGCGCTCTGCGCCGACTACCGGATCGCCGCCGACGACGCCAAGCTCGGTCAGCCCGAAATCCTGCTCGGCATCATCCCCGGCGCCGGCGGTACGCAGCGACTGTCCCGCCTGGTCGGCCCGTCCAAGGCGAAGGACCTGATCTACACCGGCCGCTTCGTCGACGCCGAGGAGTCACTCGCGATCGGCCTGGTCGACAAGGTAGTCCCGCCCGCCGAGGTGTACGACGCCGCGGTCGCCTGGGCGTCGCGGTTCTCCCGCGGCGCGGCGATGGCACTGCGCGCGGCGAAGGAATCGATCGACTCCGGTCTCGGCGTCGACCTGGCCACCGGGCTGGAGATCGAGCGGCAGCAGTTCGCCGCCCTGTTCGCCACCGAGGACCGCACGACCGGGATGAAGTCCTTCGTCGAGAACGGCCCCGGAAAAGCCGAATTCGAGGGAAAGTGA
- a CDS encoding methyltransferase domain-containing protein, with product MTETLPLTGERTAPGIWHENYWFARHEAAYRWITAQLPIERTGRILDAGCGEGYGAELLRLAGASSVTGLDYEDTTLRHVRRVYPQTNTVRGNLVQTPFADDAFTMVTSLQTIEHLWEQPRFVSECARILRPGGTLAVSTPNRLTFPSGNWYHTRELTGAEFAELLEPHFEITYTLGLHHGVRLTSWEERYGSCVDAQLATGYADWDDELADLVRGTTYTDFEIRPGDLDESLDLLLVATPTGG from the coding sequence GTGACCGAGACGTTACCGCTGACCGGCGAGAGGACCGCGCCCGGGATCTGGCACGAGAACTACTGGTTCGCGCGCCACGAGGCTGCCTATCGCTGGATCACGGCCCAACTACCGATCGAACGAACCGGCCGGATCCTCGACGCCGGCTGCGGCGAGGGGTACGGCGCGGAGCTGCTGCGCCTGGCGGGGGCGAGCTCCGTGACCGGTCTCGACTATGAAGATACGACGTTGCGGCACGTCCGCCGGGTTTATCCACAGACCAATACGGTCCGGGGCAATCTGGTGCAGACGCCGTTCGCCGACGACGCGTTCACGATGGTCACGTCCTTGCAGACGATCGAGCACCTGTGGGAGCAGCCGCGCTTCGTATCCGAGTGCGCGCGGATCCTCCGGCCGGGCGGGACGCTCGCGGTCAGTACGCCCAATCGGCTGACCTTCCCGAGCGGGAACTGGTACCACACCCGCGAACTCACCGGCGCCGAGTTCGCCGAGCTGCTCGAACCACATTTCGAGATCACGTACACACTCGGGCTGCATCACGGCGTACGGCTGACGTCGTGGGAGGAGCGGTACGGGTCGTGCGTGGATGCACAGTTGGCGACCGGGTACGCCGACTGGGATGACGAGCTGGCCGACCTGGTGCGCGGCACGACGTACACGGACTTCGAGATCCGCCCAGGCGACCTGGACGAATCTCTCGATCTGCTGCTGGTGGCGACGCCTACGGGCGGATGA
- a CDS encoding Gfo/Idh/MocA family protein: MTLKVAIASFAHVHAGGYAHLLASMPEIELLAADPDGAAAPDAGPRGAEFAAQFGIRHVDTYDELFAWGPDAVVVTSENAGHRALVERAAAVGAHVLCEKPLATEVADGEAMLAACEAAGTILMVAYPVRFAPSYARLRANVEAGRLGEVFAILGTNNGKIPYDARQWFTDAKQAGGGALVDHTVHCADLIDGLTGGANATRVYAAANRILHQDKDVEVETGGLVTINYDNGLLATIDCSWSVPDNSATWGGVSLQVTGTNGSVEIEPFVEHVGGTDRSGEVFLGIGGNLDESLLDTFLDAVRTTGPAKPGQPPAVVPQPDGAVGLRTLRIVDAARRSAASGRAVDV; the protein is encoded by the coding sequence ATGACGCTGAAGGTCGCGATCGCTTCGTTCGCGCACGTGCACGCCGGCGGGTACGCGCATCTGCTTGCGTCGATGCCGGAGATCGAGTTGCTGGCCGCCGACCCGGACGGCGCCGCCGCGCCGGACGCCGGTCCGCGGGGAGCAGAGTTCGCCGCGCAGTTCGGGATCCGGCACGTCGACACGTACGACGAACTGTTCGCCTGGGGACCGGATGCAGTCGTCGTCACCTCGGAGAACGCCGGCCACCGCGCACTGGTCGAGCGGGCCGCCGCGGTTGGCGCGCACGTACTGTGCGAGAAGCCGTTGGCCACCGAGGTTGCCGATGGTGAGGCGATGCTGGCTGCTTGTGAGGCGGCCGGGACGATTCTGATGGTCGCGTACCCGGTGCGGTTCGCGCCGTCGTACGCGCGGCTGCGGGCGAACGTCGAGGCGGGGCGGCTCGGCGAGGTGTTCGCGATCCTGGGGACCAACAACGGGAAGATCCCGTACGACGCGCGCCAGTGGTTCACCGACGCCAAGCAGGCCGGTGGGGGCGCGCTGGTCGACCACACCGTGCACTGCGCGGACCTGATCGACGGGTTGACCGGCGGGGCGAACGCTACCCGCGTGTACGCCGCGGCGAACCGGATTCTGCACCAGGACAAGGATGTCGAGGTGGAGACCGGCGGGCTGGTCACAATCAACTACGACAACGGGTTGCTCGCCACGATCGACTGCTCGTGGAGCGTGCCGGACAACAGCGCGACCTGGGGCGGGGTGTCGCTGCAGGTGACCGGTACCAACGGTTCGGTGGAGATCGAGCCGTTCGTGGAGCACGTCGGCGGTACGGACCGGTCCGGCGAGGTGTTCCTGGGCATCGGCGGCAACCTGGACGAGTCCCTGCTCGACACGTTCCTGGACGCCGTCCGCACCACCGGCCCAGCCAAGCCAGGCCAGCCGCCCGCGGTAGTCCCCCAACCCGACGGCGCGGTCGGCCTCCGTACCCTCCGCATAGTCGACGCCGCCCGCCGCTCAGCCGCATCTGGCCGAGCAGTAGACGTCTAA
- a CDS encoding class I SAM-dependent methyltransferase encodes MSATEKPAATAEEVEAAWNDNKLAQVLYHDWEASTYDEKWSISYDERCVEYARDRFTAVAGTDGWPYGKSLEIGAGTGFFTLNLKLAGVLDEAHVTDLSPGMVEAAKKNAKTLGFAVEGKVADAEQLPYDDDTFDLVIGHAVIHHIPDVELAFREMLRVLKPGGRFVICGEPTRYGDFVARRLSRFTWWATTNVTKLPALTHWRRPQEELDESSRAAALEAVVDLHTFDPDTLARMASRAGAVDVSTVTEELLAAWLGWPIRTFEAAVPEQKLGFGWRMFAYKSWLQLSKVDKALSSIVPDELYYNVSITGVAPVRQ; translated from the coding sequence ATGTCTGCAACCGAGAAGCCGGCCGCTACTGCCGAAGAGGTCGAGGCGGCCTGGAACGACAACAAACTCGCCCAGGTCCTGTACCACGACTGGGAAGCCTCGACGTACGACGAGAAGTGGTCGATCTCGTACGACGAACGCTGCGTGGAGTACGCCCGCGACCGGTTCACCGCGGTCGCCGGAACGGACGGCTGGCCGTACGGCAAGAGCCTTGAGATCGGCGCCGGCACCGGCTTCTTCACGCTGAACCTCAAGCTGGCCGGCGTACTCGACGAGGCGCATGTCACGGACCTTTCGCCGGGCATGGTCGAGGCGGCGAAGAAGAACGCGAAGACGCTCGGGTTCGCGGTCGAGGGCAAGGTCGCGGACGCCGAGCAGTTGCCGTACGACGACGACACCTTCGACCTGGTGATCGGGCACGCGGTCATTCATCACATCCCGGACGTCGAGCTGGCGTTCCGCGAGATGCTCCGCGTACTCAAGCCCGGCGGCCGGTTCGTGATCTGCGGCGAGCCGACCCGGTACGGCGACTTCGTGGCCCGGCGGCTGTCCCGGTTCACCTGGTGGGCGACCACGAACGTGACCAAGCTGCCGGCGCTCACGCACTGGCGGCGCCCGCAGGAGGAGCTGGACGAGTCCTCCCGCGCGGCCGCGCTGGAAGCAGTCGTGGACCTGCACACGTTCGACCCGGACACGCTGGCGCGGATGGCGTCCCGTGCCGGCGCGGTCGACGTCAGCACAGTCACCGAGGAACTGCTCGCCGCGTGGCTCGGCTGGCCGATCCGTACGTTCGAGGCGGCCGTACCGGAGCAGAAACTCGGGTTCGGCTGGCGGATGTTCGCGTACAAGTCGTGGCTGCAGCTGTCCAAGGTGGACAAGGCCCTGTCCTCGATCGTCCCGGACGAGCTGTACTACAACGTCTCGATCACCGGTGTGGCTCCCGTGCGGCAGTAA
- a CDS encoding NAD-dependent epimerase/dehydratase family protein yields the protein MRIWVSGARGKLGAEVCRQLVAAGHQVVEADRIGPDPVDLMDREAVARSMAGSAAESTTGAMAEPAVDAVVHCAGVASPEGIEPVELFEANGISTFNALEEAWKLGVRTVVLASSGSIYGTAWSPEEIGTPSVPVDEDTELRYVDPYALTKDVLERMGQMYARRGVQVTALRFHWILTPAEVREYIADAPPEENRRNLWGYVDLAEAARACVLSLQPRTHARYAALLIAAEDTGRHEPTLELLARHAPETQLRTDLPAHASLYNCTQAAKTITWTHHSTWRHP from the coding sequence GTGCGGATTTGGGTGAGTGGGGCGCGGGGGAAGTTGGGGGCGGAGGTGTGCCGGCAGCTGGTGGCTGCCGGGCATCAGGTGGTCGAGGCGGACCGCATCGGGCCCGACCCGGTCGACCTGATGGACCGTGAAGCGGTCGCCCGCTCGATGGCCGGATCAGCAGCTGAGTCGACCACTGGGGCGATGGCTGAGCCTGCTGTGGATGCAGTTGTGCATTGTGCGGGGGTTGCCAGTCCGGAGGGCATCGAGCCGGTTGAGTTGTTCGAGGCGAATGGGATCAGTACGTTCAACGCGCTTGAGGAAGCGTGGAAGCTGGGTGTGCGGACGGTGGTGCTCGCGTCCAGTGGTTCGATCTACGGGACCGCGTGGTCGCCCGAGGAGATCGGTACGCCGTCGGTGCCGGTCGACGAGGACACTGAGCTGCGGTACGTCGACCCGTACGCGCTGACCAAGGATGTGCTCGAACGGATGGGCCAGATGTACGCGCGTCGTGGCGTGCAGGTCACCGCGTTGCGCTTCCACTGGATTCTCACGCCGGCCGAAGTCCGTGAGTACATCGCCGACGCGCCGCCGGAGGAGAACCGCCGCAACCTCTGGGGGTACGTCGACCTCGCCGAGGCAGCCCGGGCGTGTGTGCTGTCGCTCCAGCCGCGTACCCACGCCCGCTACGCCGCGCTCCTGATCGCCGCCGAGGACACCGGCCGCCACGAGCCGACCCTCGAACTCCTGGCCCGCCACGCACCCGAAACCCAACTCCGCACCGATCTCCCCGCCCACGCCTCCCTCTACAACTGCACCCAAGCCGCCAAAACCATCACCTGGACCCACCACTCCACCTGGCGCCACCCCTAA
- a CDS encoding electron transfer flavoprotein subunit alpha/FixB family protein translates to MSKVLVLVDHSAGVVRKTTAELLTIARRLGDPVAVFISDSAADSATQVQGALPVLGQYGATKVIALTNPDLTQYLVAPKAEALQQVAAKVEPAAILISSNAEGKEIAARLAIKLDSGLITDAVDVQPADAGDASGAGAGAGGAGGAVATQSVFAGNFTVRSKVTHGTAIITVKPNAATPEAAETSPEVEEFDVTISDTAKTARITDSKPREATGRPELTEAAIIVSGGRGTGGDFAPIEAFADSLGAAVGASRAAVDSGWYPHAYQVGQTGKTVSPQLYVAAGISGAIQHRAGMQTSKTIIAVNKDPEAPIFELVDFGVVGDLHKVLPTATEEVTKRKS, encoded by the coding sequence ATGTCGAAGGTTCTGGTTCTGGTTGACCACTCCGCGGGTGTGGTCCGTAAGACGACCGCCGAGCTCCTCACCATCGCCCGCCGGCTCGGCGACCCGGTCGCCGTGTTCATCAGCGACAGCGCCGCCGACAGCGCCACGCAGGTGCAGGGGGCGCTGCCGGTGTTGGGGCAGTACGGCGCGACCAAGGTGATCGCGCTGACCAACCCCGACCTCACGCAGTACCTGGTGGCTCCGAAGGCCGAGGCGTTGCAGCAGGTCGCGGCCAAGGTCGAACCGGCCGCGATCCTGATCTCCTCCAACGCCGAGGGCAAAGAGATCGCGGCCCGGCTCGCGATCAAGCTGGACTCGGGCCTGATCACCGACGCCGTCGACGTCCAACCAGCCGACGCCGGTGACGCTAGTGGTGCTGGTGCTGGTGCTGGTGGTGCTGGTGGTGCGGTGGCGACGCAGTCGGTGTTCGCGGGGAACTTCACCGTCCGGTCGAAGGTCACCCACGGCACCGCGATCATCACCGTCAAACCCAACGCCGCGACCCCGGAAGCCGCCGAGACGTCACCGGAGGTGGAGGAGTTCGACGTGACGATCTCCGACACCGCGAAGACCGCGCGGATCACCGACTCCAAACCACGCGAGGCCACCGGCCGGCCCGAACTGACCGAGGCCGCGATCATCGTGTCCGGCGGCCGCGGCACCGGTGGTGACTTCGCCCCGATCGAGGCCTTCGCGGACTCGCTCGGCGCCGCGGTCGGCGCCTCCCGCGCCGCCGTCGACTCCGGCTGGTACCCGCACGCCTACCAAGTCGGCCAAACCGGCAAAACCGTATCACCGCAGCTGTACGTCGCGGCCGGTATCTCCGGCGCGATCCAGCACCGCGCCGGCATGCAAACCTCCAAAACCATCATCGCGGTCAACAAAGACCCCGAAGCCCCCATCTTCGAACTCGTCGACTTCGGCGTCGTCGGCGACCTCCACAAAGTCCTCCCCACCGCCACCGAAGAAGTCACCAAACGCAAGTCCTAA
- a CDS encoding Gfo/Idh/MocA family protein, translating into MSEQLAGLTVGLIGAGNIAHIHAQSWQGLGARVLVYSVDGAQELAERYGLEVAPSLDGLLAEAEFVDIVTPSATHKEITLAAIKAGKNVICEKPLTLTAADSHEVIDAAQAAGVRLYPAHVVRYFPAYKAAYDAIQAGRIGDVAVARFYRQASSPAGAGWYRDVARSGGVIMDLMVHDLDQARWLCGEVSTVYAVQNPPTVDGVSPVNVAAHVTLTHESGAISHCRATWGATGTTFQTGFQVAGSAGVLKFSSDGDTGYKEELQDGTSGGDLLIPASALGESPYLVQLRELAIGLRGGPEPRVLASDGATAVYLAEAARASMESGQPIDMKSFVSTGAVA; encoded by the coding sequence ATGTCGGAACAGCTTGCCGGTCTGACCGTGGGTCTGATCGGCGCGGGCAACATCGCCCACATCCACGCCCAGTCGTGGCAGGGCCTCGGGGCCCGCGTCCTGGTGTACTCCGTCGACGGCGCGCAGGAGCTGGCGGAGCGGTACGGGCTGGAGGTCGCCCCGTCGCTGGACGGTCTGCTGGCCGAAGCCGAGTTCGTCGACATCGTCACGCCGTCGGCGACGCACAAGGAGATCACGCTGGCCGCGATCAAGGCCGGCAAGAACGTGATCTGCGAGAAGCCGCTGACGCTCACCGCGGCCGACTCGCACGAGGTGATCGACGCGGCCCAGGCGGCCGGCGTCCGGCTGTACCCGGCGCACGTGGTCCGGTACTTCCCGGCGTACAAGGCGGCGTACGACGCGATCCAGGCCGGCCGGATCGGCGACGTCGCGGTGGCGCGGTTCTACCGGCAGGCGTCGTCGCCGGCCGGCGCCGGGTGGTACCGGGACGTGGCCCGGTCCGGCGGCGTGATCATGGACCTGATGGTGCACGACCTGGACCAGGCCCGCTGGCTGTGCGGCGAGGTCAGCACCGTGTACGCGGTGCAGAACCCGCCGACCGTCGACGGAGTCAGCCCGGTCAACGTGGCGGCCCATGTCACCCTCACGCACGAGAGCGGCGCGATCAGCCACTGCCGTGCGACCTGGGGCGCGACCGGTACTACGTTCCAGACCGGCTTCCAGGTGGCCGGTTCGGCCGGAGTACTGAAGTTCAGTTCGGACGGCGACACCGGGTACAAGGAAGAGCTGCAGGACGGTACGTCCGGTGGTGACCTGCTGATCCCCGCGTCAGCGCTGGGGGAGAGCCCGTACCTGGTGCAGCTGCGGGAGCTGGCGATCGGTCTGCGCGGCGGACCGGAGCCGCGGGTGCTCGCGTCCGACGGCGCGACCGCGGTGTACCTGGCCGAGGCCGCGCGGGCGTCGATGGAGTCCGGTCAGCCGATCGACATGAAGAGCTTTGTCTCGACGGGAGCAGTGGCATGA
- a CDS encoding cysteine desulfurase family protein → MTSSDRRPVYLDHAATTPMLPAAIEAMTRHLGRTGNASSLHGSGRAARRTVEEARESIAAALGAQPSEVVFTSGGTEADNLALKGLWWSRLAEDPRRRRILLSGIEHHAVLDPAVWLAGHEQAELEWLPVDELGRVRPDDVRRAIESDPESVSFVTLMMANNEVGTLQPVREVAAIAAEYAIPVHTDAVQAVGQVPVDFGALGVDAMTVSAHKVGGPYGIGALVVHKETKLTPILHGGGQERDVRSGTLDAPATAGFAVAVEHAVKHQEDEGRRLAELRDSLISGIISTVPGAKLSGDPVGRLPGNAHLSFSGCEGDSLLLLLDARCIEVSTGSACNAGVAEPSHVLLAMGYDDQRARGSLRFSLGHTSTRADIDAVLDSIGSVVERAKSAGLQNVGRNS, encoded by the coding sequence ATGACTTCCTCTGACCGTCGCCCGGTGTACCTGGACCATGCCGCGACGACGCCGATGCTCCCGGCCGCGATCGAGGCGATGACTCGTCACCTCGGCCGGACCGGCAACGCGTCGTCCCTGCACGGTTCCGGCCGGGCGGCCCGGCGGACCGTCGAGGAAGCACGCGAGTCGATCGCCGCGGCGCTGGGGGCGCAGCCGAGCGAGGTCGTGTTCACCTCCGGGGGTACGGAGGCGGACAACCTAGCGCTGAAGGGCCTGTGGTGGTCCCGGCTGGCCGAGGACCCGCGCCGCCGCCGGATTCTGCTCAGCGGCATCGAGCACCACGCGGTCCTGGACCCGGCGGTCTGGCTGGCGGGGCATGAGCAGGCCGAGCTGGAGTGGCTTCCGGTCGACGAGCTCGGGCGCGTACGTCCGGACGACGTCCGCCGGGCGATCGAGAGCGACCCGGAGAGCGTGTCATTCGTCACACTCATGATGGCGAACAACGAGGTAGGTACGCTCCAGCCGGTCCGCGAGGTGGCTGCGATCGCGGCCGAGTACGCGATCCCTGTGCACACCGACGCGGTCCAGGCGGTCGGGCAGGTGCCGGTGGACTTCGGTGCGCTCGGGGTGGACGCGATGACGGTGTCGGCGCACAAGGTCGGCGGCCCGTACGGCATCGGCGCGCTGGTCGTCCACAAGGAGACGAAGCTGACGCCGATCCTGCACGGCGGGGGACAGGAGCGCGACGTCCGCTCCGGCACTCTGGACGCACCGGCGACGGCTGGGTTCGCTGTGGCCGTGGAGCATGCGGTGAAGCATCAGGAGGACGAGGGGCGCCGGCTGGCCGAGCTGCGGGACAGCCTGATCAGCGGCATCATCAGTACGGTCCCAGGCGCCAAGCTGTCGGGCGATCCGGTCGGGCGCTTGCCTGGTAACGCACACTTGTCCTTCAGCGGCTGTGAGGGCGACTCACTGCTGCTGTTGCTTGACGCACGGTGCATCGAGGTCTCGACCGGGTCAGCGTGCAACGCGGGAGTCGCCGAGCCGAGCCATGTCCTGCTGGCGATGGGCTACGACGACCAGCGGGCGCGTGGCTCGTTGCGGTTCAGCCTCGGGCACACGAGTACGCGCGCGGACATCGACGCCGTACTGGACAGCATCGGATCGGTAGTGGAGCGGGCGAAGTCCGCCGGTTTGCAGAACGTAGGAAGGAACAGCTGA